A stretch of the bacterium genome encodes the following:
- a CDS encoding esterase yields the protein MQREHHKWYSPALGRDMELLVFGHYGRPLLVFPSAQGRFFDYEANHMIETVRGSIEGGGVKVFCVDGIDSESWFNKGLPPHLRVRAHEYYEQYITHEVFPFIHHHCKSLDIRIAATGSSFGAYHTLNFALKYPWNFSHVLCLSGNYDIRERLEGYYDDSFYFQNPMDYLPNLTDGDTLEAIRRINIALVVGQGAWEGNCIDQTKRMSAIMSEKGINHHLDLWGNDTPHDWPSWRRMISVYIPQLD from the coding sequence ATGCAACGCGAACATCACAAATGGTATAGTCCGGCTCTTGGCCGCGACATGGAACTCCTCGTCTTCGGTCATTATGGGCGGCCCCTGCTTGTTTTTCCTTCGGCGCAGGGCCGCTTCTTTGACTACGAAGCGAATCACATGATTGAAACTGTCCGCGGCAGTATCGAAGGCGGCGGCGTAAAAGTATTCTGTGTTGATGGTATAGACTCCGAGAGCTGGTTTAACAAGGGCCTCCCGCCACACCTACGCGTACGTGCGCACGAGTATTACGAGCAGTACATCACTCACGAGGTTTTCCCCTTCATTCACCATCATTGCAAGTCACTGGACATTCGAATTGCGGCCACCGGTTCCAGCTTTGGTGCCTATCATACGTTGAACTTCGCTCTCAAGTATCCGTGGAACTTCAGTCATGTGCTCTGTCTGTCCGGAAACTACGATATTCGCGAGCGGCTTGAAGGCTACTACGACGACAGCTTCTACTTCCAGAATCCGATGGACTATCTACCAAATCTGACAGATGGCGACACTCTTGAGGCAATACGACGCATCAATATTGCGCTCGTCGTGGGGCAGGGTGCCTGGGAAGGCAATTGTATCGATCAAACAAAACGTATGTCTGCGATCATGTCCGAAAAGGGTATCAATCACCACTTAGATCTTTGGGGCAACGACACGCCGCACGACTGGCCGTCGTGGCGCCGCATGATTTCTGTTTACATTCCACAGCTCGATTAA
- a CDS encoding NAD(P)-dependent oxidoreductase translates to MITFKSSAAQQPRSLKPLPDGTKRKRLLVTGAENSLAKYLALGLRDNGYEVAVQVVQEDSYFALKQTLPAFNLSLIDHRFAEAMALFSPDVVLHASAEPAQNSISRSPIAIYNRIVDKTVALCEAVRRHTPTAKLILLSSAAVYGQCEEDASEERELAPVSREGRFHAIAEEVAAEFANAHELKLNTLRVFSAYGPGLRCNPVYDLVMKILGPKSRAIIADYPATARRDLIHAGDVLFAVHCILSGHVEGAINIASGQSLSMQEIATHLCNLTEQSLPQFPAEMPYSEAECEQANVSKLRALGFTPQVPLIEGLRGFVSWWSGAKAA, encoded by the coding sequence ATGATCACATTTAAATCCAGTGCTGCTCAACAACCACGCAGTCTGAAACCCTTGCCGGACGGCACGAAGCGAAAACGTTTGCTGGTAACCGGAGCGGAAAACTCACTCGCGAAATACCTCGCCTTGGGTCTTCGCGATAACGGGTACGAAGTGGCCGTTCAAGTCGTTCAGGAAGATAGCTACTTCGCGCTCAAACAGACTCTGCCAGCCTTCAACCTTTCGCTTATAGACCATCGCTTCGCTGAAGCTATGGCTTTGTTCTCTCCTGATGTGGTACTGCATGCTTCCGCAGAGCCGGCTCAAAACAGTATCTCGCGTTCGCCAATCGCAATCTACAATCGTATTGTGGATAAGACAGTAGCGCTCTGTGAAGCTGTGCGCCGCCATACTCCGACCGCGAAACTTATTCTCCTATCCTCGGCCGCCGTATATGGGCAGTGCGAAGAGGATGCGAGTGAGGAAAGAGAACTTGCGCCGGTATCGCGTGAAGGTCGGTTCCATGCCATAGCAGAAGAAGTCGCAGCGGAATTTGCGAATGCACACGAATTGAAGCTGAACACGTTGCGTGTCTTCTCAGCTTACGGACCAGGTCTCCGGTGTAATCCCGTCTACGATTTAGTTATGAAAATCCTTGGACCAAAATCCCGTGCGATCATTGCTGACTATCCGGCGACAGCCCGTCGCGATCTGATTCATGCGGGGGACGTTCTGTTTGCAGTCCATTGCATTCTGAGCGGTCACGTGGAGGGTGCAATAAATATTGCATCGGGGCAAAGCTTGAGCATGCAAGAGATTGCAACGCATCTATGTAATTTAACTGAACAATCACTGCCGCAGTTCCCGGCTGAAATGCCCTATAGCGAGGCCGAGTGCGAGCAGGCAAATGTGTCTAAACTACGCGCGCTTGGCTTCACTCCACAGGTTCCACTTATTGAAGGTTTGCGAGGTTTCGTTTCCTGGTGGAGCGGTGCAAAAGCTGCATAA
- a CDS encoding S9 family peptidase encodes MKKLLASILLASCAIVYADTPPPTMLTQGKYIPDIGTFLQIGNWSAAGNSWDGKDVYVTSSASGESQVYRILESGWPYQLTTFEDGIDGFTLAHSGHAAIVQASVGGDENSQLYLMDTKTGQILKLTDRPKVQYGSVVWAKDDSKIYYRSNEENGTDFFIYEMSILSGESKKIFSGVKGSNTIAELSMDGNHMIISTWTSNVNNDLHHLDLTSGKWKTITKDKGDVNYVSVTLMPDNQTLWLVCNDNKDGIFRIANMKLNSPKVTWVNDGWLDSRWECEGLGFSRDFKYMAASTNEDGWGRAKVREVQSGRAVPLPELDGQMSIAGFTRDGEMILTFSSPTKAPDVYRWNPTTQKLTQLTHSIYAGIDPAIFRDPQLVRFPSFDGLEISGYLYLPPDYVNGRPVPFIVEAHGGPESQFRPFFIRNIQYMMLNGYGVFCLNPRGSSGYGREFMALDNYKLRKNSLKDYKAATDWLIANGYTAPGMIGIRGGSYGGYVAMGMITEYPDLYNAAVNIVGIVNFKTFLEKTADYRRALRESEYGPLSDPKFLEEVSPIHKAHLIKTPLLVIHGENDPRVPVFEARQIIAELQSIGTPVDSLIFPDEGHGASKRENVIAEYRKQVEFFDTHLKGLRRPEVKE; translated from the coding sequence ATGAAGAAACTACTTGCTTCCATTCTGCTCGCAAGCTGTGCAATCGTATATGCTGATACACCACCTCCGACGATGTTGACGCAAGGGAAATACATTCCCGACATTGGAACGTTCCTGCAGATAGGTAATTGGAGTGCTGCGGGAAACAGCTGGGACGGGAAAGACGTTTATGTGACATCTTCCGCGTCCGGCGAATCCCAGGTGTACCGAATCTTGGAGAGTGGCTGGCCCTACCAGCTGACCACCTTTGAAGATGGGATAGACGGATTTACTCTTGCGCATAGCGGGCATGCTGCGATCGTGCAAGCTTCTGTCGGAGGCGACGAGAATTCACAGCTCTATTTAATGGACACAAAGACCGGACAAATCCTTAAGCTCACCGATCGCCCAAAAGTGCAGTACGGGTCAGTCGTTTGGGCAAAAGACGACTCGAAGATCTATTACCGCTCCAATGAAGAGAACGGCACGGACTTCTTTATTTATGAGATGAGTATTTTATCAGGTGAGAGTAAGAAGATCTTCAGCGGTGTGAAAGGGTCTAACACAATTGCCGAACTCTCGATGGATGGCAATCACATGATCATTTCCACTTGGACTTCGAATGTCAACAACGACCTGCATCACCTTGATCTAACCTCCGGCAAGTGGAAGACCATCACAAAGGACAAAGGTGATGTCAACTACGTCTCAGTGACCCTAATGCCGGACAACCAGACTCTTTGGCTCGTGTGCAACGATAACAAGGACGGTATATTCCGGATTGCGAATATGAAATTGAATTCGCCGAAAGTGACATGGGTAAACGATGGATGGCTGGATTCGAGGTGGGAATGCGAAGGACTTGGCTTTTCTCGCGACTTCAAGTATATGGCGGCTTCCACGAACGAAGACGGGTGGGGACGCGCGAAAGTTCGCGAGGTGCAAAGTGGAAGAGCTGTTCCATTGCCGGAGTTGGATGGGCAGATGAGCATCGCCGGATTCACGCGCGACGGAGAAATGATTCTCACTTTCTCGAGTCCGACCAAAGCACCGGACGTATATCGCTGGAATCCGACCACGCAGAAACTTACCCAATTGACGCACTCGATTTACGCAGGCATTGATCCGGCAATCTTCCGCGATCCGCAGTTAGTGCGGTTCCCAAGTTTTGATGGACTCGAGATTTCCGGATATCTCTACTTACCACCCGACTACGTAAATGGCCGGCCGGTGCCCTTCATTGTGGAAGCACATGGTGGCCCGGAATCGCAGTTTCGTCCTTTCTTCATTCGCAACATTCAGTATATGATGCTGAATGGATACGGCGTGTTTTGTTTGAATCCCCGCGGCTCCTCGGGATACGGACGAGAGTTCATGGCTTTGGACAACTATAAGCTCCGCAAGAACTCTCTTAAGGACTACAAAGCCGCGACCGATTGGTTGATTGCAAACGGGTACACAGCGCCGGGCATGATTGGCATTCGCGGCGGCAGCTACGGTGGCTACGTTGCGATGGGAATGATCACAGAGTACCCCGATCTCTATAATGCAGCCGTGAACATTGTAGGAATTGTGAACTTCAAGACATTCCTTGAAAAGACGGCAGACTATCGAAGGGCATTGCGAGAATCGGAATACGGTCCCCTATCCGATCCCAAGTTCCTCGAAGAAGTATCTCCAATCCACAAGGCACACTTGATTAAGACGCCACTGCTGGTGATTCACGGCGAAAATGATCCCCGCGTACCAGTCTTTGAAGCGCGACAAATCATTGCAGAGCTGCAAAGTATCGGGACCCCGGTTGATTCTCTGATCTTTCCAGATGAAGGCCATGGCGCAAGCAAACGTGAAAACGTGATAGCAGAATACCGCAAGCAGGTTGAATTCTTTGACACCCACTTGAAAGGACTTCGCAGGCCCGAAGTCAAAGAGTAG
- a CDS encoding RsmD family RNA methyltransferase has protein sequence MPSPLQWAYRNRVGLQVSAKPRGGFDLGYASGARDSAIVGISSCLLASDTISEAIKRVAECLASDRALSRDALPHRLSLFETAAGAGGLAVYKGRPKETDVQLFLEFALSFELAGGIWAANGSQAGLVGERGMFWRTKESRSMLVEWLGHKFDVHPASFAQVNNGSAQFILQHLFGHRHEFHSSQVWDLYGGYGALGFALALEGAKLCVVEQNSWSESTFKKLQELNPLVEAKFIKGDVARLLSKSQVKLGKDDLVILDPPRSGCHPEVLEAIVKARTDRILYLSCNPARFARDLKILAASAYQAKEILPVDFFPQTPEIEVLALIEKC, from the coding sequence GTGCCAAGTCCACTCCAGTGGGCTTATCGAAATCGAGTCGGCCTGCAGGTTTCAGCCAAGCCTCGCGGTGGATTCGATCTGGGCTACGCTTCCGGCGCGAGAGACTCTGCGATAGTCGGAATCTCATCCTGTCTCCTCGCGAGCGACACTATTTCGGAAGCGATAAAAAGAGTTGCAGAGTGTCTTGCCAGTGACAGAGCACTATCTCGCGATGCGCTTCCCCATCGGCTTTCGCTCTTCGAAACTGCCGCTGGTGCGGGCGGATTGGCGGTCTACAAGGGAAGACCCAAGGAGACAGATGTTCAGCTTTTCCTTGAGTTTGCACTTAGCTTTGAGTTAGCAGGGGGAATCTGGGCTGCAAATGGTAGTCAGGCGGGTTTGGTGGGAGAGCGAGGCATGTTTTGGAGAACAAAGGAGAGCCGATCCATGCTCGTTGAGTGGCTCGGCCACAAATTCGACGTCCATCCGGCAAGCTTCGCACAGGTTAATAACGGCTCAGCACAGTTCATCTTACAGCATTTGTTTGGCCATCGGCACGAGTTCCATTCATCACAAGTGTGGGACCTATATGGCGGCTACGGTGCTCTTGGATTTGCTTTGGCATTGGAGGGGGCAAAGTTGTGCGTCGTCGAGCAGAATTCGTGGTCAGAGAGCACCTTCAAGAAACTTCAAGAACTGAATCCTCTCGTCGAGGCTAAATTTATCAAGGGAGACGTCGCGCGGCTACTCTCCAAGTCCCAAGTCAAATTGGGGAAAGATGACCTCGTGATTTTAGACCCGCCTCGCTCCGGTTGCCATCCGGAAGTCCTCGAGGCAATTGTGAAGGCAAGGACCGATCGCATCCTCTACCTCTCGTGCAATCCGGCGCGGTTTGCTCGAGACCTGAAGATTCTGGCCGCTTCGGCGTATCAAGCCAAAGAGATTTTGCCAGTGGACTTCTTTCCGCAAACCCCTGAAATAGAGGTGCTTGCTTTAATCGAAAAGTGCTGA
- a CDS encoding phosphonate ABC transporter ATP-binding protein has product MSQGSRTLVVCVPPGTPADSSIYLAGDFNGWSAEHPSSRLRRRDDGCYVFELPSELVRVEFKVTRGTWDTVECSADGKSVDNRVVTLESTNGDLKIEVGGWCDLHPGAASWRPKHTVVGELRVIKDVFAPQLGNIRDVLVWLPPGYDRETDVRYPVLYMHDGQNLFDDVTAFDREWGVDEISTELAERDGLRHIVVGIPNVGVGRLHEYSPWPDDFRRSRGQGERYIRFILQTVKQMIDRQYRTKPEREFTAVCGSSLGGLISLYAGLTRPDVFGCALSLSPTMSVAGGRILRLAQNFHSDVKFSIDYGALEFGGNKELSNQMIEAVREFERLLVQNGVTVRCAIDPEGEHNELSWRRRLPDILKWWHMQISH; this is encoded by the coding sequence ATGAGTCAAGGCAGCCGAACGTTAGTCGTGTGCGTTCCGCCGGGCACACCTGCGGATTCATCCATTTACCTTGCAGGAGACTTTAATGGCTGGAGCGCCGAACACCCTTCCTCGCGGCTGAGACGGAGGGATGATGGATGTTACGTATTTGAGTTGCCGTCTGAACTTGTCAGGGTGGAATTCAAAGTCACTCGCGGGACTTGGGACACCGTTGAGTGTTCAGCTGACGGGAAGTCCGTTGACAATCGTGTTGTGACCTTGGAGTCTACAAATGGCGACTTGAAGATCGAAGTCGGAGGATGGTGTGACTTGCACCCAGGTGCGGCAAGTTGGCGCCCAAAGCATACTGTGGTGGGTGAGTTGCGTGTGATTAAGGACGTCTTTGCGCCGCAACTTGGCAATATCCGTGATGTTCTGGTTTGGCTCCCCCCAGGGTACGATAGAGAGACCGATGTGCGTTACCCTGTTCTCTATATGCATGACGGACAGAATCTGTTCGATGACGTAACTGCGTTTGATCGCGAGTGGGGAGTGGATGAGATTTCGACAGAACTCGCAGAGCGAGACGGATTGCGACACATCGTTGTGGGAATTCCCAATGTCGGCGTTGGTCGACTCCACGAGTATTCACCCTGGCCGGACGACTTTCGACGCTCACGTGGTCAGGGTGAGCGTTACATTCGCTTCATTCTGCAAACTGTCAAGCAGATGATCGATCGACAATACCGAACAAAGCCGGAGCGCGAGTTCACTGCGGTTTGCGGTTCGTCGCTCGGAGGGTTGATCTCTCTGTACGCCGGGTTGACTCGACCGGACGTGTTTGGTTGCGCTTTATCCTTGAGTCCTACAATGAGCGTGGCGGGAGGACGGATTCTTAGATTAGCGCAGAATTTCCATTCCGATGTGAAGTTTTCGATCGACTATGGTGCGCTTGAGTTTGGCGGCAATAAGGAACTGTCCAACCAAATGATTGAGGCAGTGCGCGAATTTGAACGCCTGCTAGTCCAAAACGGTGTTACTGTCCGTTGCGCAATTGATCCAGAAGGTGAACACAACGAGCTGTCGTGGCGAAGACGTTTGCCGGATATCCTTAAGTGGTGGCACATGCAGATTTCGCATTAA
- a CDS encoding acyl--CoA ligase produces the protein MRSLSDKIAHARTLGERAQALSPIPFQNVGQLLVSQVAVRPEQPYLIFYSETGERNEWSYREFAGRVWQTVRLLQSFGITRGDRIATVSHNHADTVVQYFAAWAMGVVAVPINLGETDDRIAFILGNSETKLAFVRESYLERIAHLKEKLPQFQTIVQTGGAAQPAYPHYSIESVKYSADALEFPDVGLEDEVLIVYTSGTTGNPKGVVLVQQNLLTDAQGISDWHGLTAPQRMMCILPIHHVNGTVVTLITPMYYGGTTVLNQKFSTHHFFERLAREDVQVVSVVPTILQFLLHEPALEGKQPFLPDFRHIICGAGPLTVELASAFEDRFGLRIVHGYGLSETTCYSCFLPIDLSDDEHKKWMRGFGFPSIGVPIPQNEMEIHDEQGRPLPQDHKGEIVIRGVNVMKHYFANPEANEKTFEFGWFRSGDEGFYKLDERGRKFFFITGRLKELIIRGGVNISPFEIDEILAQIPGVEKAMAVGFENDWYGEEVGAYVCLRAGASVSESDILKFCAERLQSAKCPKVVVFGKEFPVTSTGKYQRNKCKHLFSEYKSVQFPRKDK, from the coding sequence TTGCGCTCACTATCGGATAAGATTGCGCACGCACGGACTTTGGGGGAGAGAGCTCAGGCTCTCTCCCCCATTCCGTTTCAAAACGTGGGACAACTGCTTGTCTCGCAGGTAGCGGTCCGTCCTGAGCAGCCTTACTTAATCTTCTATTCGGAAACCGGTGAGCGGAACGAATGGAGCTATCGGGAATTTGCTGGACGAGTATGGCAAACGGTTCGATTACTGCAAAGTTTTGGAATTACACGCGGCGACCGGATTGCAACGGTTTCGCACAATCATGCAGACACGGTCGTCCAGTATTTTGCAGCCTGGGCAATGGGCGTTGTGGCCGTACCGATCAACCTTGGGGAAACGGATGATCGCATCGCGTTCATCCTTGGCAATTCCGAAACGAAACTTGCCTTTGTGCGCGAATCCTATCTTGAGCGAATTGCTCACCTCAAGGAGAAGTTACCACAATTCCAAACGATTGTGCAGACTGGCGGCGCCGCTCAACCAGCGTATCCGCATTACTCAATAGAGAGTGTGAAATACTCTGCCGATGCGCTGGAGTTCCCCGATGTTGGCCTCGAAGATGAGGTATTAATTGTCTACACATCAGGGACGACAGGAAATCCTAAGGGTGTCGTGTTGGTTCAGCAGAATTTGTTGACGGACGCCCAAGGGATCAGTGACTGGCACGGACTGACTGCGCCCCAGAGAATGATGTGCATACTTCCCATTCATCACGTCAACGGCACAGTCGTCACGCTGATTACTCCCATGTATTACGGTGGCACGACTGTACTTAACCAGAAGTTCTCTACCCATCACTTTTTCGAACGGCTTGCCCGAGAGGACGTTCAAGTCGTCAGTGTTGTCCCGACAATCCTGCAGTTTCTCTTGCACGAACCGGCACTTGAGGGAAAGCAACCTTTTCTGCCTGATTTCCGTCATATTATATGCGGGGCGGGGCCCCTTACGGTCGAACTTGCAAGTGCCTTTGAAGACCGCTTCGGCCTCAGGATTGTACATGGTTACGGACTGTCTGAGACGACTTGTTACTCTTGTTTTCTTCCCATTGATTTGTCAGACGATGAGCACAAGAAGTGGATGCGAGGTTTTGGCTTTCCGTCAATCGGTGTGCCGATTCCACAGAACGAAATGGAAATCCATGACGAACAAGGTCGCCCGTTACCCCAGGACCACAAGGGAGAAATTGTGATTCGCGGGGTAAACGTGATGAAGCACTATTTCGCGAACCCGGAAGCAAATGAGAAGACTTTTGAATTTGGCTGGTTTCGTTCCGGGGACGAGGGGTTTTATAAGCTCGATGAACGAGGTCGAAAGTTTTTCTTCATCACCGGCCGGCTAAAGGAACTCATCATCCGCGGTGGTGTGAACATTTCACCTTTTGAGATTGACGAGATCCTCGCACAGATTCCCGGCGTTGAGAAGGCTATGGCCGTTGGCTTCGAGAATGACTGGTATGGCGAAGAGGTTGGAGCGTACGTATGCCTGCGTGCAGGAGCATCCGTCAGCGAGAGTGACATTCTCAAATTCTGTGCGGAGCGGCTTCAATCCGCAAAATGTCCAAAAGTAGTTGTTTTTGGCAAGGAATTCCCCGTAACATCAACGGGCAAATACCAGCGGAACAAGTGCAAACATCTATTTAGTGAGTACAAGTCAGTTCAGTTTCCAAGGAAAGACAAATAG
- a CDS encoding outer membrane beta-barrel protein: MNKRLVTLMVMAVAMANAAWAGTNIGLRGIGGRAGFVFPDGGDGTITLGAVADMGTWTDNLPWEFALTWWNSGEKRRYFGDKYDFSITDIALRSTIAYQFELDKGLYLYPGAGLGVHFISLNHDYPGGYDDSDTELSLIILGGLQFPISGKWHGQTELQFDLGDAEQTNLQIDFIYSLGK; encoded by the coding sequence ATGAACAAGCGATTAGTTACACTCATGGTGATGGCAGTGGCAATGGCAAACGCAGCCTGGGCGGGTACGAACATTGGATTAAGGGGCATTGGCGGGAGAGCAGGATTCGTCTTCCCGGATGGAGGTGACGGCACGATAACCTTGGGTGCCGTTGCGGACATGGGAACGTGGACCGATAACCTTCCTTGGGAATTCGCTTTGACATGGTGGAACAGCGGTGAAAAGCGCAGGTACTTTGGCGACAAGTACGACTTTAGCATCACGGACATCGCGCTGCGCAGCACGATTGCGTATCAGTTTGAACTTGACAAAGGGCTTTACCTCTACCCGGGAGCCGGACTTGGCGTGCACTTCATCAGTCTGAATCATGACTATCCCGGCGGCTATGACGACTCAGACACGGAGCTAAGCCTCATCATTCTCGGTGGCCTGCAGTTTCCCATTTCTGGAAAATGGCACGGACAAACAGAGCTTCAATTTGATTTGGGTGATGCAGAGCAGACCAATCTGCAGATCGACTTCATCTACTCACTGGGCAAATAG
- a CDS encoding M3 family oligoendopeptidase, with translation MLTMIENRIAELTRPSKEFPRRFLARGLTVEAWDDVSKYYNELEKRELDSASDVEAWIADGSELSAFLSEESSRRYIAMTCATEDESAEQAYMRFVEEIAPRMKEAQDRLNRKLVQSPWASALPAKYEVYLRSSRNAVELFREENVPIETEIEKLSQQYQKVFGSMTVQWQGNEITIPRALALLEETDRGVREQAYRLVAERRLKDRDVLEDIFDEMVAKRHEIALNAGFENYRDYKFREYERFDYTPQDCASYHAAVADLVVPVMREAADDRKRALKVETLRPWDMECDPFGREPLHPFGNANELISGCSRIFHRLDEDLGNSFDKMNELGLLDLSSRKGKAPGGYQSDLAEVRLPFIFMNAVGTNDDVFTLLHEGGHAFHNFAVRDEPLHAYRHAPMEFSEVASMSMELLAMPMLDEFYAVPDQARTIRHELQGKIALLAWIATIDAFQHWVYTHPRHSREERKMHWRGLVERFGSGADHSGFEDARDYRWHAQLHIFEVPFYYIEYGIAQLGAFQIWSLARKNPAEALRNYKHGLSLGGSRPLPKLYQAAGIKLDFSSEMIAPLMAEVRDEMAKQGRLESM, from the coding sequence GTGGATTGCGGACGGCAGCGAACTTTCCGCTTTTCTTTCTGAAGAGTCATCACGGCGTTACATTGCCATGACCTGTGCAACGGAAGACGAGTCAGCAGAACAAGCGTACATGCGGTTTGTCGAGGAAATTGCGCCGCGGATGAAAGAAGCGCAGGATCGCTTGAATCGCAAACTGGTGCAAAGTCCCTGGGCATCTGCCCTTCCGGCAAAGTATGAAGTGTACTTGCGATCCAGCAGGAATGCTGTTGAGCTGTTTCGAGAAGAAAATGTGCCAATCGAGACGGAGATCGAGAAGCTCTCGCAGCAGTATCAAAAAGTATTCGGATCGATGACCGTGCAGTGGCAAGGGAATGAGATTACGATTCCCCGCGCACTTGCTCTGCTGGAGGAGACTGATCGCGGCGTGCGGGAGCAAGCCTACAGGCTTGTCGCAGAGCGGCGGTTGAAGGATAGGGATGTGCTGGAAGACATCTTTGACGAAATGGTCGCCAAACGTCACGAGATCGCGCTGAACGCAGGATTCGAAAACTATCGCGACTATAAGTTCCGCGAATACGAACGGTTTGACTATACTCCTCAGGACTGTGCTTCGTACCACGCCGCAGTGGCTGATCTTGTTGTTCCGGTAATGCGTGAAGCTGCCGACGATCGAAAGAGAGCTTTAAAAGTCGAAACCTTGCGACCATGGGACATGGAGTGTGATCCCTTTGGTCGGGAGCCGCTGCATCCTTTCGGGAATGCGAACGAACTGATTTCCGGTTGCTCTCGGATTTTTCACCGATTAGATGAAGATCTGGGGAACAGTTTTGATAAGATGAATGAACTTGGCCTGCTGGATCTATCAAGCCGAAAAGGTAAAGCTCCCGGCGGATATCAGAGCGACCTTGCAGAGGTCCGGTTGCCCTTCATTTTTATGAACGCTGTCGGTACGAACGATGATGTGTTCACTCTTCTTCATGAGGGTGGACACGCTTTTCACAACTTTGCAGTGCGTGATGAACCTTTGCATGCTTATCGGCACGCACCAATGGAGTTTAGTGAGGTTGCGTCGATGAGCATGGAGCTGCTTGCGATGCCGATGCTCGACGAATTCTACGCAGTGCCCGATCAGGCGCGCACAATTCGCCATGAGCTACAGGGAAAGATCGCACTGCTTGCGTGGATTGCGACGATCGATGCTTTTCAGCATTGGGTCTACACGCATCCCAGACACTCTCGTGAAGAACGGAAGATGCATTGGCGCGGATTGGTGGAGCGTTTTGGCTCCGGAGCGGATCACAGTGGTTTTGAGGACGCTCGCGACTATCGCTGGCACGCCCAATTGCATATCTTCGAAGTCCCATTCTACTACATAGAGTACGGCATCGCCCAACTTGGCGCATTTCAGATCTGGAGTCTGGCTCGGAAGAATCCTGCTGAGGCGTTGCGAAATTATAAGCATGGCCTATCTCTTGGGGGTTCACGGCCATTGCCGAAGCTGTATCAGGCAGCGGGCATTAAGCTGGACTTCTCATCAGAGATGATTGCACCGCTTATGGCAGAGGTTCGTGATGAAATGGCGAAGCAAGGCAGGCTCGAATCGATGTAG
- a CDS encoding MFS transporter, whose protein sequence is MREQRLSPDVKRLGWVSFFTDVSSEMLYAVTPLFLTMVLGASASVVGLIEGAAEGVASILKGVSGWYSDRIQKRKRFILVGYGLSAVSKPLIALAIGWPLVLFARVLDRFGKGLRGSARDALIADLTPPEIRGRAFGLHRALDTAGALSGVAISLVLLQSLGTADQSGLRSLYWIAFIPALLGVLLILQIRETRREVPARSGEPAACVKFGKRYWGIVIIAAIGYLGFSSDAFLILKSKHTGLPTSQVLLAYLGFNACYSLFAYPIGRRADRVSKEFLLAAGLLIYSFVYLGFALLREPWVVFPLFILYGLFAALTEGVFRALISNVVDKHVRATALGVFGMITGVIVFLASMMAGWLWDNVSTSAPFFVGSFFGLLSAIGFFALAMNRSERLNQT, encoded by the coding sequence ATGAGAGAACAGCGACTATCGCCGGACGTCAAACGTCTCGGCTGGGTGAGTTTCTTCACGGACGTTTCCAGCGAGATGCTGTATGCTGTTACGCCGTTGTTCTTGACCATGGTACTCGGCGCCTCCGCAAGCGTTGTTGGGTTGATTGAAGGAGCAGCCGAGGGAGTCGCGAGTATTCTTAAGGGAGTCAGCGGTTGGTATTCAGATCGAATTCAAAAGCGTAAGCGTTTTATCCTCGTCGGCTACGGTCTGTCTGCGGTATCCAAGCCACTCATTGCCCTCGCAATCGGCTGGCCGCTCGTGTTGTTTGCACGAGTTCTCGATCGCTTTGGCAAGGGTTTGCGCGGTTCTGCGCGGGATGCACTTATCGCCGACTTGACGCCGCCCGAAATTCGAGGCAGGGCCTTTGGTTTGCATCGTGCGTTAGATACGGCGGGTGCATTGAGCGGGGTCGCGATTTCACTTGTATTGCTGCAATCTCTGGGTACTGCCGATCAGAGTGGATTACGATCACTCTATTGGATTGCATTCATCCCCGCACTTTTGGGTGTACTCCTGATTCTTCAGATACGCGAGACGCGGCGTGAAGTACCTGCAAGATCCGGAGAACCGGCTGCGTGCGTGAAGTTTGGCAAACGTTACTGGGGAATTGTAATTATTGCGGCAATCGGCTACCTCGGTTTCAGCAGCGACGCATTCCTCATATTGAAGAGCAAGCACACAGGACTTCCAACGTCACAGGTATTACTGGCTTATCTGGGCTTCAATGCCTGCTACTCACTCTTTGCTTACCCCATCGGGCGGCGCGCTGACCGTGTCTCTAAGGAATTTCTGCTTGCAGCAGGACTCTTGATCTATTCATTCGTTTACCTTGGCTTTGCGCTCCTGCGGGAACCGTGGGTCGTGTTTCCGCTGTTCATACTGTATGGGCTCTTTGCCGCGCTTACCGAAGGGGTGTTTAGAGCACTCATCAGTAACGTTGTGGACAAGCATGTGCGTGCTACCGCTCTCGGAGTATTTGGCATGATAACCGGGGTTATTGTGTTTCTTGCAAGCATGATGGCAGGGTGGTTATGGGACAACGTCTCGACCTCCGCACCCTTCTTCGTCGGTTCATTCTTCGGCCTGCTGTCCGCGATCGGTTTCTTCGCTCTTGCGATGAATCGCTCGGAACGTCTTAATCAGACATAG